In a genomic window of Streptomyces sp. NBC_01231:
- a CDS encoding ATPase: protein MGNDLNQTLGEELVVGLDAGGTRTRAVLAVAHADGPLLGEGAAGPGNALTVPVPQLTDHLTEAVADAVPERLRGSVVSVVGGFAGATAASPDDPGHVNARSALTAALRRLGVPAGPVGICSDIEAAFAAAPGTPADGLALVAGTGAVAMRITDRHATATVDGDGWLLGDDGSGFWIGRAAVRAALRTADGRGPATVLAESVGRALGLPDEVVPSGRWTRAAREAYRMHLLPAVMAEPPIRLARFAPLVAEAAAAKDTVAQAVLDEAAGLLTDTVRALEPNPGERIVATGGLLGPDGPLTPRLTTRLDALGLTLDWVADGSRGAVALARLAHGGAR, encoded by the coding sequence ATGGGCAATGATTTGAACCAGACGTTGGGCGAGGAACTCGTCGTGGGCCTCGACGCGGGCGGCACCCGCACGCGTGCCGTGCTCGCCGTCGCCCATGCCGACGGGCCCCTGTTGGGCGAGGGCGCCGCCGGGCCGGGCAACGCGCTGACCGTGCCGGTGCCGCAGCTCACCGACCACCTCACCGAGGCCGTCGCCGACGCGGTCCCGGAGCGGCTGCGGGGGAGCGTCGTCTCCGTGGTCGGCGGTTTCGCGGGCGCCACGGCGGCGTCCCCGGACGACCCGGGGCACGTCAACGCCCGGTCCGCCCTCACCGCGGCGCTCCGACGACTGGGCGTCCCGGCCGGGCCGGTCGGCATCTGCAGCGACATCGAGGCCGCCTTCGCCGCCGCGCCCGGCACCCCGGCCGACGGACTGGCGCTGGTGGCAGGCACCGGCGCGGTCGCCATGCGCATCACCGACCGGCACGCCACGGCCACCGTGGACGGCGACGGCTGGCTGCTCGGCGACGACGGCAGCGGCTTCTGGATCGGACGGGCGGCGGTACGGGCCGCGTTGCGGACGGCGGACGGACGGGGGCCGGCGACCGTGCTGGCGGAGAGCGTCGGGCGGGCTCTGGGGCTTCCGGACGAGGTGGTGCCGAGCGGCCGGTGGACCCGCGCCGCACGCGAGGCCTACCGCATGCACCTGCTTCCCGCCGTGATGGCCGAGCCCCCGATCCGGCTCGCGCGGTTCGCCCCACTGGTGGCCGAGGCGGCCGCCGCGAAGGACACCGTGGCCCAGGCCGTTCTGGACGAGGCGGCCGGCCTGCTGACCGACACCGTACGGGCGCTGGAACCGAACCCCGGTGAGCGGATCGTTGCCACCGGCGGCCTCCTCGGCCCCGACGGCCCGCTCACACCCCGTCTGACCACACGCCTGGACGCACTCGGCCTGACCCTCGACTGGGTCGCCGACGGCTCCCGGGGCGCCGTGGCCCTCGCCCGACTCGCGCACGGCGGTGCCCGTTGA